Proteins found in one Amycolatopsis umgeniensis genomic segment:
- a CDS encoding HAD family hydrolase has protein sequence MRGLFGGRNPRAVVFDCDGLLMDTEPCWSVAETELFARRGLPFGPDEKALVIGKSLPAAADAMAEAFGESGGGAEIADELLRLVTEVVTAKAEAMPGARELVELTAAAVPVAVASNSPRALLEAALVRGGLSEMFPVKLAADEVAAPKPDPEMYLTACGLLNVEPADALAFEDSMTGLRSARAAGVPVIGVPTLKHQDFPADVVIGSLRDEELLAWVRGWPRR, from the coding sequence ATGAGAGGACTCTTCGGCGGCCGAAATCCGCGCGCGGTGGTCTTCGATTGCGATGGATTGCTGATGGACACCGAGCCGTGTTGGTCGGTGGCCGAGACCGAACTGTTCGCGCGGCGAGGTCTGCCGTTCGGTCCGGACGAGAAGGCGTTGGTGATCGGCAAGTCGCTACCGGCCGCCGCCGACGCGATGGCGGAGGCGTTCGGCGAATCCGGCGGCGGCGCCGAGATCGCGGACGAGTTGCTGAGGTTGGTGACCGAGGTCGTCACCGCGAAGGCGGAGGCGATGCCCGGCGCGCGTGAGTTGGTCGAACTGACCGCCGCGGCCGTTCCGGTCGCCGTCGCGAGCAACTCGCCCCGAGCTCTGCTGGAGGCCGCTCTCGTTCGCGGCGGGCTTTCGGAAATGTTTCCCGTGAAACTGGCCGCCGATGAGGTGGCCGCGCCGAAACCGGATCCGGAGATGTACTTGACCGCTTGCGGTCTCTTGAACGTCGAGCCTGCCGACGCGCTGGCGTTCGAGGACTCGATGACCGGCCTACGGTCGGCGCGGGCGGCAGGGGTTCCCGTCATCGGGGTGCCCACGCTGAAGCATCAGGACTTCCCCGCTGACGTCGTGATCGGCTCTCTGCGCGATGAGGAGCTGCTGGCGTGGGTACGGGGGTGGCCGCGGCGATGA
- a CDS encoding ParB/RepB/Spo0J family partition protein — protein sequence MSERRGGLGRGLAALIPTGPPPGSAAPAENGSAAAPAPPAGPAGPDDKGWFAANGAAGSHGGTVAGAVYREVPVSQIKPNPKQPRQVFDEDALNELEHSIREFGLMQPIVVRELGTDEYELVMGERRLRASQLAELEAIPAIVRQTADEAMLRDALLENIHRVQLNPLEEAAAYQQLLDEFAVTHEELAGRIGRSRPVITNTIRLLKLPLAVQRRVAAGVLSAGHARALLSLEDAESQEELAARIVAEGMSVRATEEAVTLKKSEKPAKPKPAPRKPIQAPGLQELANRLSDRFDTRVKVDLGRRKGRITLEFGSVDDLERIVALMDENQANQTRETD from the coding sequence ATGAGCGAGCGCAGAGGGGGGCTCGGGCGCGGGCTCGCCGCCCTGATCCCCACCGGCCCGCCACCGGGTTCCGCGGCCCCTGCCGAGAACGGTTCGGCCGCGGCTCCCGCTCCCCCGGCAGGCCCGGCCGGACCGGACGACAAGGGCTGGTTCGCGGCCAACGGCGCGGCCGGTTCGCACGGCGGCACGGTGGCGGGCGCGGTCTACCGCGAGGTGCCGGTCAGCCAGATCAAGCCGAACCCGAAGCAGCCGCGGCAGGTCTTCGACGAAGACGCGCTCAACGAGCTGGAGCATTCGATCCGCGAGTTCGGGCTCATGCAGCCCATCGTGGTCCGGGAGCTCGGCACCGACGAGTACGAACTCGTCATGGGCGAGCGGCGTCTGCGCGCGTCTCAGCTGGCGGAGCTGGAGGCGATCCCGGCGATCGTCCGCCAGACCGCCGACGAGGCGATGCTGCGCGACGCGCTGCTCGAGAACATCCACCGCGTTCAGCTCAACCCGCTCGAAGAGGCGGCCGCGTATCAGCAGCTGCTCGACGAGTTCGCGGTCACGCACGAAGAGCTGGCCGGTCGGATCGGGCGCAGCCGCCCGGTCATCACGAACACGATCCGCTTGCTCAAACTCCCCCTCGCGGTCCAGCGACGGGTCGCCGCCGGGGTGCTTTCGGCCGGGCACGCGCGGGCTCTGCTCTCTCTCGAGGACGCCGAAAGTCAGGAAGAGTTGGCCGCGAGGATCGTCGCGGAGGGCATGTCCGTCCGCGCGACCGAGGAAGCCGTCACGCTCAAGAAGAGCGAGAAGCCGGCCAAACCGAAGCCCGCTCCCCGCAAGCCGATCCAGGCGCCCGGTCTCCAGGAACTGGCGAACCGGCTTTCGGACCGGTTCGACACTCGCGTGAAGGTCGACTTGGGTCGTCGCAAAGGGCGGATCACGCTCGAATTCGGGTCCGTAGACGATCTTGAACGCATCGTGGCACTCATGGACGAAAATCAGGCAAATCAGACACGTGAAACCGATTAG
- a CDS encoding AAA family ATPase — MTPPPSDPASTGHELGWTPIAEEAVRAASVLHPKKGALPRPTRRRVLTVANQKGGVGKTTSTVNLAAALAVHGLKTLVIDLDPQGNASTALDIDHRSGTPSIYEVLIGEVTLAEAAAQSEQSENLYCVPATIDLAGAEIELVSMASREMRLKEALSSEILDEIGVDYVFIDCPPSLGLLTVNAMVAAQEVLIPIQCEYYALEGLGQLLSNIELVQKHLNRELSVSTILLTMYDGRTKLADQVTNEVRNHFGDTVLKTVIPRSVKVSEAPGYGQTVLAYDPGSRGAMSYVDAAKEIAQRGAEMKERNGTA, encoded by the coding sequence GTGACTCCCCCACCGTCCGACCCTGCGAGCACTGGCCACGAGCTCGGCTGGACGCCCATCGCCGAAGAGGCCGTTCGGGCCGCCAGCGTGCTGCACCCCAAGAAGGGCGCGCTCCCCCGACCGACCCGTCGGCGCGTGCTGACGGTCGCCAACCAGAAGGGCGGCGTCGGCAAGACCACGAGCACGGTGAACCTCGCCGCCGCCCTGGCCGTCCACGGGCTCAAGACACTCGTGATCGACCTCGACCCTCAGGGCAACGCGAGCACCGCGCTCGACATCGACCACCGCTCCGGCACGCCGTCGATCTACGAGGTACTGATCGGTGAGGTCACGCTCGCCGAGGCGGCCGCGCAGAGCGAGCAGTCGGAGAACCTCTACTGCGTGCCCGCGACCATCGACCTCGCCGGCGCCGAGATCGAACTCGTGTCGATGGCGTCCCGCGAGATGCGGCTCAAGGAGGCGCTCTCGTCCGAGATCCTCGACGAGATCGGCGTCGACTACGTCTTCATCGACTGCCCGCCGTCGCTCGGTCTGCTGACCGTCAACGCGATGGTCGCCGCGCAGGAGGTGCTGATCCCGATCCAGTGCGAGTACTACGCGCTCGAAGGTCTGGGTCAGCTGCTGAGCAACATCGAGCTCGTCCAGAAGCACCTCAACCGCGAGCTCAGCGTCTCCACGATTCTGCTCACCATGTACGACGGCCGGACGAAGCTGGCCGATCAGGTGACGAACGAGGTCCGGAATCACTTCGGGGACACCGTCCTCAAGACGGTGATCCCGCGCAGCGTGAAGGTCTCCGAGGCGCCCGGATACGGGCAGACGGTCCTCGCGTACGACCCCGGTTCCCGAGGCGCGATGAGCTACGTGGACGCGGCGAAGGAGATCGCTCAGCGTGGAGCGGAGATGAAGGAAAGGAACGGTACGGCATGA
- the rsmG gene encoding 16S rRNA (guanine(527)-N(7))-methyltransferase RsmG, which yields MGLDGVAASVRSAASEVFGDRVEQAVGYVELLERHGVERGLIGPREVDRLWERHVLNSAVIGERIPDGARVVDVGSGAGLPGVPLAISRPDLDIVLLEPMARRVDWLAEVAEKLELPITVVRGRAEERQVREELGGADVVTARAVAPLARLANWCLPLVRSQGALVALKGASAGEEIERDRVAVRKAGGGEPEVFECGTKVLEVPSTVVVIHRLPPKPSRQRGRRS from the coding sequence GTGGGCTTGGACGGGGTCGCCGCATCGGTACGGAGTGCGGCGTCGGAAGTATTCGGAGACCGCGTCGAGCAAGCCGTCGGCTACGTCGAACTCCTGGAGCGCCACGGCGTCGAGCGTGGTCTCATCGGTCCCCGTGAGGTCGACCGGCTCTGGGAGCGGCACGTCCTGAACTCCGCCGTGATCGGCGAGCGGATCCCCGACGGCGCCCGTGTGGTCGACGTCGGGTCGGGTGCGGGGCTTCCGGGTGTACCGCTCGCGATCAGCCGACCGGACCTCGATATCGTTCTGCTCGAACCGATGGCGCGCCGGGTCGACTGGCTGGCCGAGGTTGCCGAGAAGCTGGAACTCCCCATCACCGTTGTCCGCGGGCGCGCGGAGGAGCGGCAGGTACGCGAGGAGCTCGGTGGCGCGGATGTCGTCACCGCCCGGGCAGTCGCTCCCTTGGCCCGGCTCGCGAACTGGTGCCTCCCGCTCGTGCGTTCCCAAGGTGCTCTGGTCGCCCTCAAAGGAGCGAGCGCCGGAGAGGAAATCGAACGCGATCGCGTCGCCGTCCGGAAGGCAGGCGGCGGTGAGCCGGAAGTCTTCGAGTGCGGCACCAAGGTGCTTGAGGTCCCCAGCACGGTCGTCGTGATCCATCGTCTGCCTCCGAAACCGTCTCGACAGCGCGGCAGGCGCAGCTAG
- a CDS encoding protein jag, whose protein sequence is MAETIDTIDAEENSAAETEGAAEETGRKGGVDDDVLVKEGDIAGDYLERLLDLLDYDGDIDLDVEAGRAIVSIDGGEDLEKLVGPRGTILEALQELTRLAVQQETGSRSRLMLDIAGWRADRREELRELGRSTAETVVSSGERVRLQPMSPFERKVVHDAVAAVDGVKSESEGEDPKRRVVIFPA, encoded by the coding sequence ATGGCGGAGACGATCGACACGATCGACGCCGAGGAGAACAGCGCGGCCGAGACCGAGGGCGCGGCTGAAGAGACGGGTCGCAAGGGAGGTGTCGACGACGACGTCCTCGTGAAGGAGGGCGACATCGCCGGCGACTACCTCGAGCGGCTGCTCGACCTTCTGGACTACGACGGCGACATCGACCTCGATGTCGAAGCGGGCCGCGCGATCGTCAGCATCGACGGTGGCGAGGACCTGGAGAAGCTCGTCGGCCCCCGCGGCACCATCCTCGAGGCGCTGCAGGAGCTGACGCGCCTGGCGGTGCAGCAGGAGACCGGCTCACGGAGCCGCTTGATGCTGGACATCGCGGGCTGGCGCGCGGACCGTCGCGAAGAGCTTCGCGAGCTCGGCCGCTCGACAGCCGAGACCGTCGTTTCTTCCGGCGAGCGTGTCCGGCTGCAGCCGATGAGCCCGTTCGAGCGGAAGGTCGTGCACGACGCGGTCGCCGCCGTCGACGGAGTCAAGAGCGAGAGTGAAGGCGAGGACCCGAAGCGCCGGGTCGTCATCTTCCCCGCCTGA
- the yidC gene encoding membrane protein insertase YidC — MLDFIYYPVSFILWCWHKVFGLVFGEANAVSWILAIIFLTFTVRGIMFKPFVNQVRSMKKMQDFAPEMKKVQKKYANDRQRQAMEMQKLQKEHGVNPLGSCLPMLLQIPVFIGLNHVLRMFTINPYGGPKTENYFFDQAGVESYVHAKLFGTNLGEAIYTGVDMVSGGNAAAGFHWSVAPVAIPLMIIASIATHLTARHSVQRQNPESATPQTAMMNKLTMYIFPLGVLVFGALFPLGLLFYWLANNGWTLMQQRLVYTKIDKEEEARKEAEKEKRANLGPKPGQKPTAPRPGQKPVQQKKNKPSSGGQVKKAGSPHGFAQTGSSAAEKKDAENASAEPSTNGSKENGADVPGLISDSTKKSGRKRR; from the coding sequence GTGCTCGACTTCATCTACTACCCCGTGTCCTTCATCTTGTGGTGTTGGCACAAGGTCTTCGGGCTTGTGTTCGGTGAGGCGAACGCGGTCTCCTGGATCCTCGCGATCATCTTCCTGACGTTCACCGTCCGCGGCATCATGTTCAAGCCGTTCGTGAACCAGGTCCGGTCGATGAAGAAGATGCAGGACTTCGCACCGGAAATGAAGAAGGTGCAGAAGAAGTACGCGAACGACCGGCAGCGCCAGGCGATGGAGATGCAGAAGCTCCAGAAGGAGCACGGCGTCAACCCGCTGGGCAGCTGCCTGCCGATGCTGCTCCAGATCCCGGTCTTCATCGGTCTGAACCACGTCCTGCGGATGTTCACCATCAACCCGTACGGCGGCCCGAAGACGGAGAACTACTTCTTCGATCAGGCCGGCGTCGAGTCGTACGTCCACGCGAAGCTGTTCGGGACGAACCTCGGTGAGGCCATCTACACCGGCGTCGACATGGTCAGCGGTGGCAACGCGGCGGCAGGCTTCCACTGGAGTGTCGCCCCGGTCGCGATCCCGCTGATGATCATCGCGAGCATCGCCACGCACCTCACCGCGCGTCACTCGGTCCAGCGCCAGAACCCCGAGTCGGCCACCCCGCAGACCGCGATGATGAACAAGCTGACGATGTACATCTTCCCGCTCGGTGTCCTCGTCTTCGGTGCGCTGTTCCCGCTCGGCCTCCTCTTCTACTGGCTGGCGAACAACGGCTGGACCCTGATGCAGCAGCGCCTCGTCTACACGAAGATCGACAAGGAAGAAGAGGCCCGCAAGGAAGCTGAGAAGGAGAAGCGCGCGAACCTCGGCCCGAAGCCCGGCCAGAAGCCGACAGCGCCGCGCCCCGGTCAGAAGCCGGTCCAGCAGAAGAAGAACAAGCCGTCCTCCGGTGGTCAGGTCAAGAAGGCGGGTTCGCCCCACGGCTTCGCCCAGACCGGTTCGTCCGCCGCGGAGAAGAAGGACGCCGAGAACGCATCAGCCGAGCCGTCGACGAACGGCTCGAAGGAGAACGGCGCGGACGTGCCCGGTCTCATCTCTGACTCGACTAAGAAATCAGGCCGGAAGCGTCGCTGA
- the yidD gene encoding membrane protein insertion efficiency factor YidD: protein MRATENETTEEVRPGPVAWVLLLPVKLYRKAISPFLPPACRFYPSCSAYAVEALTRHGAGRGTYLAVRRLLRCGPWTMPGRDPVPETFSWRHRRPETPIEE from the coding sequence ATGCGAGCCACGGAGAACGAGACCACCGAAGAAGTCCGCCCCGGCCCGGTGGCCTGGGTGCTGCTCCTGCCCGTCAAGCTGTATCGCAAGGCGATCTCCCCCTTTCTTCCTCCGGCGTGCCGGTTCTACCCGAGCTGTAGCGCGTACGCCGTCGAGGCACTGACCCGGCACGGCGCCGGCCGCGGTACCTATCTCGCGGTCCGGCGCTTGCTGCGCTGTGGCCCGTGGACCATGCCCGGCCGCGACCCGGTACCCGAGACGTTCTCGTGGCGCCACCGCCGACCTGAAACACCGATCGAGGAGTAG
- the rnpA gene encoding ribonuclease P protein component, with protein sequence MLPVAARLRRSEDFRAVMRRGAKAGRRRLVVHALTTDPSEAADAARAGFVVSKAVGNSVVRHRVSRRLRHLVSARIGTLPPGSSLVIRALPPAADASSAELGSDLDASLRRLGLSEPSVVTGKSRPTRPSDNGSAV encoded by the coding sequence GTGCTGCCGGTCGCCGCGAGGTTGCGGCGCAGTGAGGATTTCCGTGCCGTGATGCGGCGTGGGGCCAAGGCAGGCAGGCGCCGCCTCGTCGTCCATGCGTTGACCACGGACCCGTCCGAAGCCGCTGATGCGGCGCGGGCGGGTTTTGTGGTGAGCAAGGCCGTGGGGAATTCGGTGGTCCGCCACCGGGTCTCCCGCCGGTTGAGGCATCTCGTTTCTGCCAGGATCGGAACACTGCCGCCGGGGAGCTCGTTGGTGATACGGGCACTACCTCCGGCCGCGGACGCGTCCAGCGCGGAACTCGGCTCGGACCTCGACGCGTCGTTACGGCGCCTCGGGCTGTCCGAGCCTTCCGTCGTCACCGGGAAGTCCCGCCCGACGCGACCCTCCGACAACGGATCAGCGGTGTAA
- the rpmH gene encoding 50S ribosomal protein L34 — translation MSKGKRTFQPNNRRRARVHGFRLRMRTRAGRAILAARRRKGRGALSA, via the coding sequence GTGAGCAAGGGTAAGCGCACCTTCCAGCCGAACAACCGCCGACGCGCCCGGGTCCACGGGTTCCGGCTGCGGATGCGGACCCGCGCCGGCCGGGCCATCCTGGCGGCTCGCCGTCGCAAGGGCCGCGGCGCACTGTCCGCCTGA
- the dnaA gene encoding chromosomal replication initiator protein DnaA, with the protein MSDHQHNLGVIWEQVVRELSDGTLSPQQRAWMRVTRPIGLLDGTALLAAPSDFAKEAIERALRGAITEALSRRLGRAVSLAVKVDSTETHTAMQPPSPGPRYEASPGRVENGSGPVPGPPPLPDGDGMLSPNRPRPEPPKPRPPRQPVDNSLNDGDDSDEEVDEEGEALAAVTEIWPTFSGQPIAGQPYTAPAQPQTSKTKLNEKYTFDTFVIGASNRFAHAAAVAVAEAPARAYNPLFIWGESGLGKTHLLHAVGHYAQRLFPGMRVRYVSTEEFTNDFINSLRDDRKVAFQRRYRDIDILLVDDIQFLEGKEGTQEEFFHTFNTLHNANKQIVVSSDRPPKRLETLEDRLRTRFEWGLITDIQPPELETRIAILRKKAAQDRLAVPNEVLEFIASRVEANIRELEGALIRVTAFASLNQQPVDVALAEIVLRDLIPDSHAPEITAPTIMGVTSEFFDVTLDDLCGPGKTKALATARQIAMYLCRELTDMSLPKIGQTFGGRDHTTVMHADKKIRKEMAERRRIYDQVQELTSRIKQRARQ; encoded by the coding sequence GTGTCCGATCACCAGCACAATCTTGGCGTCATCTGGGAACAGGTCGTGCGCGAACTGTCCGATGGCACCCTCTCCCCGCAGCAGCGCGCCTGGATGCGGGTGACCCGGCCGATCGGCCTGCTCGATGGCACCGCATTGCTCGCCGCCCCCAGCGATTTCGCCAAGGAAGCCATCGAACGCGCCCTCCGCGGCGCGATCACGGAAGCCCTTTCGCGACGGCTCGGCCGCGCGGTTTCGCTCGCGGTGAAGGTCGACAGCACCGAAACCCACACCGCGATGCAGCCCCCTTCGCCGGGCCCCCGCTATGAGGCGTCACCCGGCCGGGTGGAAAACGGTTCCGGACCGGTACCCGGCCCGCCTCCGCTGCCCGACGGTGACGGCATGTTGTCCCCGAACCGGCCGCGGCCCGAGCCCCCGAAGCCCAGGCCGCCGAGGCAGCCGGTGGACAACAGCCTCAACGACGGCGACGACAGCGATGAAGAAGTCGACGAAGAGGGCGAGGCCCTCGCGGCCGTGACCGAGATCTGGCCGACGTTCTCCGGCCAGCCGATCGCGGGCCAGCCCTACACCGCGCCGGCGCAGCCGCAGACGTCGAAGACGAAGCTCAACGAGAAGTACACGTTCGACACCTTCGTCATCGGTGCGTCGAACCGCTTCGCGCACGCGGCCGCGGTCGCCGTCGCCGAAGCGCCGGCGCGCGCCTACAACCCGTTGTTCATCTGGGGAGAGTCCGGACTCGGGAAGACCCACCTGCTGCACGCCGTCGGGCACTACGCCCAGCGGCTGTTTCCCGGTATGCGCGTGCGGTACGTGTCGACCGAAGAGTTCACGAACGACTTCATCAACTCGCTGCGAGACGACCGCAAGGTCGCGTTCCAGCGCCGCTACCGCGACATCGACATCCTGCTCGTCGACGACATCCAGTTCCTGGAAGGAAAAGAAGGTACGCAGGAAGAGTTCTTCCACACCTTCAACACCCTCCACAACGCGAACAAGCAGATCGTCGTCTCCTCCGACCGCCCGCCGAAGCGCCTCGAGACGCTGGAAGACCGGCTGCGCACGCGGTTCGAGTGGGGCCTCATCACCGACATCCAGCCGCCCGAGCTCGAAACCCGGATCGCGATCCTTCGCAAGAAGGCCGCACAGGACAGGCTCGCGGTGCCCAACGAGGTGCTGGAGTTCATCGCTTCGCGCGTCGAGGCGAACATCCGGGAACTCGAAGGCGCGCTCATCCGCGTCACCGCCTTCGCGTCGCTGAACCAGCAACCGGTCGACGTCGCTCTCGCCGAGATCGTGCTCCGCGACCTCATCCCGGATTCGCACGCGCCGGAGATCACCGCGCCGACCATCATGGGCGTCACGTCGGAGTTCTTCGACGTTACCCTCGACGACCTCTGCGGGCCCGGCAAGACGAAGGCGCTCGCGACGGCGCGTCAGATCGCGATGTACCTCTGCCGCGAATTGACCGACATGTCGCTGCCGAAGATCGGGCAGACCTTCGGCGGCCGCGACCACACGACCGTCATGCACGCGGACAAGAAGATCCGCAAGGAGATGGCCGAACGACGGCGCATCTACGACCAGGTGCAGGAACTGACCTCGAGGATCAAGCAGCGCGCCAGGCAGTAA
- the dnaN gene encoding DNA polymerase III subunit beta, protein MKIRVERDGLADAVAWVARSLPSRPPVPVLGGVLLDAGSDGTTDALTVSGFDYEVSATVGVPATIADGGRLLVSGRLLADITKSLPAQPVEISVDGARATITCGSARFSLPTMPVEDYPQLPSQPAFAGELTGDAFGQAVTQVVVAAGKDDTLPMLTGMRLEISGSSLTLVATDRFRLAMREFTWEPAEGLSDAAVLVPARTLAEAAKTLGASGAKIRLALASGEGLLGLSGSGRYTTTRLLDAEFPPYRQLLPAQHTSRAVIEVSALAESIKRVSLVAERGTQVRLEFKDGSLRLSAGGDDEGSAEEELQVDYEGEPVTIAFNPGYLVDGLGALNANRAELTFTTPNRPALIKPADEEGNVVPGYLYLLMPVRLPG, encoded by the coding sequence ATGAAGATCCGCGTCGAGCGTGACGGGCTGGCCGACGCCGTCGCGTGGGTGGCGAGAAGCCTCCCGTCGCGGCCTCCGGTCCCGGTTCTGGGCGGTGTCCTGCTCGACGCGGGATCCGACGGGACCACTGACGCACTCACCGTCTCCGGATTCGACTACGAGGTCTCCGCCACGGTCGGCGTCCCGGCCACCATCGCCGACGGCGGCCGCCTCCTGGTCTCCGGCAGGCTGCTGGCCGACATCACCAAGTCGCTGCCCGCGCAGCCGGTCGAGATCTCCGTCGACGGCGCCCGCGCGACCATCACCTGCGGCTCCGCGCGCTTCTCCCTGCCGACCATGCCGGTCGAGGACTACCCGCAGCTCCCGTCCCAGCCCGCCTTCGCCGGCGAACTCACCGGTGACGCGTTCGGCCAGGCCGTCACCCAGGTCGTCGTCGCCGCGGGCAAGGACGACACGCTCCCGATGCTGACCGGCATGCGGCTGGAGATCTCCGGCTCCTCGCTGACCCTGGTCGCCACCGACCGCTTCCGGCTCGCGATGCGCGAATTCACCTGGGAGCCCGCCGAAGGTCTGTCCGACGCCGCCGTGCTCGTCCCGGCGCGCACACTCGCCGAGGCCGCGAAGACGCTCGGTGCCAGCGGCGCCAAGATCCGTCTCGCGCTCGCCAGCGGTGAGGGCCTCCTCGGCCTGTCCGGCTCCGGCCGCTACACCACGACCCGCCTCCTCGACGCGGAGTTCCCGCCGTACCGGCAGCTGCTGCCGGCTCAGCACACGTCGCGCGCGGTCATCGAGGTCTCCGCGCTCGCCGAGTCGATCAAGCGTGTTTCGCTGGTGGCCGAACGTGGCACCCAGGTACGGCTGGAATTCAAGGACGGTTCGCTGCGGCTCTCCGCCGGTGGCGACGACGAGGGCTCGGCCGAAGAAGAGCTTCAGGTCGACTACGAGGGTGAGCCGGTGACCATCGCGTTCAACCCGGGTTACCTCGTCGACGGCCTCGGCGCGCTGAACGCCAACCGCGCCGAGCTCACCTTCACCACGCCGAACCGGCCGGCGCTGATCAAGCCCGCCGACGAAGAGGGCAACGTCGTCCCCGGTTACCTGTACCTGCTGATGCCGGTCCGCCTCCCGGGCTGA
- the gnd gene encoding phosphogluconate dehydrogenase (NAD(+)-dependent, decarboxylating), translating to MAQLGLIGLGKMGFNMRERLRGAGHEVVGYDRNPDVTDSTSLEDLVSKLDGPRIVWIMVPAGEPTRQTVAELGNLLSEGDLVIDGGNSKYTDDRINADLLAAKKIGYLDCGVSGGVWGKDNGYGLMVGGAASDVEKAMPIFDALRPEGPREEGFSHAGAVGSGHYAKMIHNGIEYGMMQAFAEGFELLEAAKVVENVPAVIKGWQRGTVVRSWLLDLLVRALDEDPELDDLEGYVEDSGEGRWTLEEAINNAVPAPVISAALFARFASRQEDSAAMRAVAALRNQFGGHSVKKVGG from the coding sequence ATGGCTCAGCTGGGACTCATCGGCCTCGGCAAAATGGGGTTCAACATGCGTGAGCGGCTGCGCGGCGCCGGTCACGAGGTGGTCGGCTACGACCGCAACCCCGACGTCACCGACTCCACCTCGCTCGAGGACCTGGTGTCCAAACTGGACGGTCCCCGGATCGTCTGGATCATGGTGCCCGCCGGTGAACCCACCCGGCAGACCGTCGCGGAACTCGGCAACCTGCTGTCCGAGGGCGACCTCGTGATCGACGGCGGCAACTCGAAGTACACCGACGACCGGATCAACGCCGACCTGCTCGCGGCGAAGAAGATCGGTTACCTCGACTGCGGGGTTTCCGGTGGCGTGTGGGGCAAGGACAACGGCTACGGCCTGATGGTCGGCGGCGCGGCTTCGGACGTCGAGAAGGCCATGCCGATCTTCGACGCGCTTCGCCCCGAGGGTCCGCGCGAAGAAGGCTTCTCGCACGCCGGCGCCGTCGGCTCCGGCCACTACGCGAAGATGATCCACAACGGCATCGAGTACGGCATGATGCAGGCCTTCGCCGAAGGCTTCGAGCTCCTCGAAGCCGCGAAGGTCGTCGAGAACGTGCCCGCGGTGATCAAGGGCTGGCAGCGGGGGACCGTCGTCCGCTCGTGGCTGCTCGACCTGCTCGTCCGCGCGCTCGACGAGGACCCGGAGCTGGACGACCTCGAGGGCTACGTCGAGGATTCCGGCGAAGGCCGGTGGACCCTCGAAGAGGCGATCAACAACGCTGTCCCGGCGCCGGTCATCTCGGCCGCGCTGTTCGCGCGGTTCGCCTCGCGCCAGGAGGACTCCGCGGCCATGCGGGCCGTCGCCGCGCTGCGCAACCAGTTCGGTGGTCACTCCGTGAAGAAGGTCGGCGGCTAG